The genomic interval ATGGCAGAGGCCCTATTCGATGCGATGTGCATCGGTGCGCACCCTGACGATGTTGAGATCGGCATGGGCGCCACGGTTGCCGGGATGGTGCGCCGCGGCATGAAGGTGGTCATCGTCGACCTGACCAACGGAGAGCCCACGCCGCACGGCACCCCCGAGAAGCGAGCCGCCGAGTCCGCGCAGGCCGCACGCATCCTCGGCGCCGAGCGCCGCACGCTGTCGCAGCGCAACCGCTACCTCTTCGACACCGTCGAGGCTCGCACGGAGCTCGCCGAGGTCATGCGTGAGTTCCGGCCGCGAAGCATCTACGTTCCGTATGCCGACGACACCCACCCCGACCACATCGCGGCGTCTGCGATAGGCGTCGCGGCGCGCTTCTACTCCAAGTTCACCAAGACAGACATGAGCGGCGAGCCGTACTTTCCGGAGCGCATCTACCGCTACATGGCCGTGCACATGCGCGTGATCGCCGAGCCGTCGTTCATCATCGACGTGCACGAAGACCTGCCTACCAAGCTTGCGGCGATCCAGGCCTACGCTTCGCAGTTCGCCGAGAATCCCATCAACTCGGGAATCGTCGAGATGATGCGGATGCAGGCAGCCATGTGGGGCGCGCTGGGCCGTGTTGAGGCCGGCGAGCCGTTCTTTGCCCTCGAACCGTTGGCGCTCGCGAGCGTCGACGACCTGCTTTAGGAGAGATGCGTGGTACAGACCAAGCCAACAACGCCCGCCGGCCATGGCGAGCTACTCGCCCGTCCCACCTACGAGACCTGGGCGGCATTGGCCGCCGCCAATCACGCCGCCGCGGCCGCCTGGTCGTTCAGCGTCGCTGGCCGAGACGCCCGCGAGGTGCGCTCGCTTGCGCGCCAGGAAGCTTTCGAGCGCGCCGAGGAGTTCTCGGCGAGGCTCGGGGTGACCGTTGATGACGCCGGCGACCCGGACGCACTGATCGTGGCGACCGGGCATCAGCCCGAGCTCTACCATCCCGGCGTGTGGATCAAGGACTTCCTGCTGCAGCGTCTCGCCGAGGAGACCGGCGCGACGGCTCTGGATGTGGTCGTGGACTCCGACTCG from Coriobacteriia bacterium carries:
- the bshB1 gene encoding bacillithiol biosynthesis deacetylase BshB1, with amino-acid sequence MAEALFDAMCIGAHPDDVEIGMGATVAGMVRRGMKVVIVDLTNGEPTPHGTPEKRAAESAQAARILGAERRTLSQRNRYLFDTVEARTELAEVMREFRPRSIYVPYADDTHPDHIAASAIGVAARFYSKFTKTDMSGEPYFPERIYRYMAVHMRVIAEPSFIIDVHEDLPTKLAAIQAYASQFAENPINSGIVEMMRMQAAMWGALGRVEAGEPFFALEPLALASVDDLL